Below is a window of Sylvia atricapilla isolate bSylAtr1 chromosome 17, bSylAtr1.pri, whole genome shotgun sequence DNA.
GACCACAGACtgagcagctttgcagagaaaaaaaaaaaagtctcccaGGCCCTTGCTTGCATTTCACCAGCAGCATTTGAGGACAGGGGGTGAAAGGGATTGTTTTCAGAGAGGGGGATGTCTATGTTTAGACACAGCTTGGTCTGGGTTCTGTTacattttcagcagctgaagagctgcATCTGAGCTCCTGAAGAGCagcttccttcttcctccccatGAGTGCTGCAACCACAGGATGGTAACACACACAGGTTAAGCAAGTGGCACCtcaccttcctcctctgctctctgaCCTCACCCTGTTCTGTGCTCTCTGTCCAACATTACAAGTGCACATGTGTTTCATACAGCATCTTCTCCTGCATTTCTTGTTTGCTTAAAAACCCATAACTGCTTAAAAACCCATAACTGCTTAAAAACCCGTAAGTGCAAAGCCAGATTCGAAGATGAAGGAGCAGTTCACCAGGGCATATTCTATAGGTTTTGACTTGCAATACAACATACTGTGTCACATAATTAAAGACACTTTTTCTGTTATCCCATCCAGGAGAGCGTGAATTTAGAGGTTTGTTCTGATTCCAAGCAAATAAACATGTTTCTCCCAAGGGGACAGCCCTGTCTGCCTCATATATTACTAACAACAACTTGGAGGACCTTTTAATTTTACAAGTATGTTGTTGGAAACTCAGAGgcctggacttcagcaaggaAAACTTTACACAGCACTAGAGGAAGttaggagagggaaaaaaaagtttggcACCTGACGTGTTTAATGCATTTAAGGGATTATCTCAGCAACAAAAATGGCAAATTGGTTGCAAACAAGTAGATGGATTGGGAGAATAAGAAGGGATAAACAATACAATCTTTGCTCTGAGTGTTTATACAACATGCATAATTTTGTCAATTGTGTATTATTTCTGGATTAAGCCCTGAGGGATCAATCCCTCTTTGTTCTGCACCTCCCCACAGAGCACATGGGTCTTGTGGAAACCTGAATACGAAGTGGTCCAAATCCAAGATCCCCATTGTGCAAACATCTCAGGCAAACTGAGCAATGGCTTATCCAGCAGGGATTGCCTTGGAATAAACTGTATCTCAACCAATCATTTAAATtaaggaagggagaaaaatggcCTTCTGGTATCTGCAGTTCTTCAGACTGGAGACAAAAATGTTGGCAAGTGATGAGTACATGACTTCGGACTGAGGCAGGTGCCAGAGCAGGAACTGTTGCTGTAAAGTTGGGGCACACTGAAATTTTCTGCACTCCTTCATCTGAAATATCAACATGAAGGTTTGAGGTGTGGAACTTCCCTGTAGGGCAGCTTCTGGTCTGTGTGTGGATTGTGGTGATAGTGGGAAGGAGCATCACTCCCAGTTCTCCTTGTGGAAATTCAGTACATCACAGTCATGTACCTGATTCCAGCATTCAGATGATAAATGCACCTTCTACAGACTGTTAGGATCATGCTTTCTTccttattaaatgaaaaagattgtggggtttttttccacctgaGCTGCCAGCTGTATCTGGGAATTACTGCTTTCTTGAACTTAATCTCTGAAAGCAAGACACCTtcagcccctggcagggtgaTTACTGCAAGGGGAAGAGCATGGGTCTGAAGGAAATCAGCTTCCTCTTGTCACATCACGTGCTAGAATAACCCTAATCAGAAGTATGACAAATCCCCTGCTTTTCCAGAATTCAGCAGAATTCCCTTAGATCTGCTGGGGAGTCCTGCTTCAAAGGCCAGCTAAGCCTGGCTCATGCTGCAGCAAGGCTTGTACAATCCTGTGTGTAATCGCTGCTTCCTCTCCACTCACCAGGCTGGGAAAAGCAAGTTGGCCACTAAGGTTTCTACTTCAGCATTTCCATCTAGCAAATGCAGTGTTTCTTCTCCTCACAGCATCACATGTGCAAATGATTTTGGGGACTGCCACTGTCAAACTGAAAACGTTTAATAATAGTTGTCAGATTCCTCTGGATGACTTTATTTTTGAGCAGCAACTTGGCAGTCGGTGTTTAGAACTGCTTCTAAGTCCTCAACAAGTGGATGTAGCaggctttttattaaaacctgcCAAGGATATGTTCTGTATCCTAAGCCATCAGTTTTGTCACTGAGGGGGAATCTCCTGTACTCAAGGAATTTTACAAGTATGAAAAATTTGCAGTCTGTGCGTTTATACTACCATTGTTCTTGATCTCAAGTATGTGTTCTGCTTGTTCAGGACTGAGATTTGTTcatccaaaccatcctgtgtGTTTCAGGGCAGGAGGACTACGATCGGCTCCGGCCACTTTCTTACCACAGCACCAATGTGGTGTTAATTTGTTACGATGTCATGAACCCCACTAGCTATGATAATGTTGCAGCCAAGGTAAGAGGCTTCTAAATTAATTACACGTGCCTGATATATGACAAGATGTCAGAttagaaatgctgctgcttttagtATCCCATACCCGGGGTGTGTGGATGCCCAGATCACTCATcatgtgctgagctgcaggtcACAGACCTTAGACCTGGAGCTCACCTTTCCATGGCTCCTGAGTGCTCAGAAATCTCACTCAAAAGATCAAACACCAGCAATGAAATCACTGCTTTATTTGTAGCAATGTCACATCACCAACATTGCACATCTTAGAGTCAAGATTACTTCCATCACGTGTGTTTAATTGCAGGGGAGAGATGAGAGCAACCACTTCTCTGTGCTGGGATTTCTCAAAGCTCCAAAGCGTTCTTGGACATAgcaccaggaaaacaaagcaagactTAATccaaattgtgtttttaaatcTGTCTTTACAGGAGCTCCTCAGAATTTAAACATTTGGTATATggtaaataaacattttggCATAGAAACAGATGCCACTATGTTTTTATAAAGCAGCTGACTTTGGGAAGGACTTTTAAACATTTCCGAGATGTAAATAGTGCATGTCAGCCCACCACCCCCATTAACTAACCCCAAAACTCTAAAATTGCAGCTTACATTAAATACTGCTTGGCTGTACTGTTCTGATTTCAGGAAACGGAACgacaaaacaaaatccagatgtaaaagttttgttttgcttcccGCAGTGGTATCCTGAAGTGAACCACTTCTGCCGCGGCGTCCCGCTCGTGCTGATCGGCTGCAAGACGGACCTTCGGaaggacaaggagcagctgcGCAAGCTCAgggctgccaggcaggagcccaTCACCTACAACCAGGTAAACTTCAGTCTTTCTGAAGTGGTGGGCCTCTTGGCAGGAGATACAGCACCTGGTGGCGTTGCTCCTCACAGGTACCATCACAGACACTGCAAAGTTAGGTGATCCGGGTGAAGAAACGATTGACAGTGCTGACAGAGGGTTCTGTGAGTTCTTTTTAGAAGTGGTCAAATCACCCCCCATTTTTAGTGCCAAAGTAAAGAGAAATATGAGCAGTTTTAAAGGACGCAGCTGTCTGCCTTCTATGCTCGTTACATCTGATTCTCCTTTCACAGCTGGGTTATTGCTGTTACAAGTTTGTAAGCCTTAACAAGTTTGCTGGACTTCCTGCATAATTGTTATTAGCCTGCATTGCAGACATCACTGGTGCTTTGATCATACTGTGATAAAGACTGGGGATGTTAGGAAACACGTTCCAGTATTAAATACACTGACTGCTCTGgaataaatgtattttgcaaatcctacttaaaaataaatcctttcaaGGCCGATAGCAAGAACATCTGCAAGGTTTCTCTGACATGAAGGACTGTGTCTAAAGTAATGAAGGACGTCTCTAAAGTAATCTTAAGAAAACTACATATTATCAGTATCTCTAAGTATTACGAAGCAATGAGATTTATGATTATTGTTATGTCAGGGGCATAGCTGTCATAGGTACAGGAGAAACAGTGATGGAACAACTTGTCCCATGTCACACAAGACCTTTCTGCTCTGGTCctccaatttttctttttgctaaaCTACAAAGCCATCCTTCTCCTCTCACCTCAGAGCAAGAACAGCAGCTTTCAAACTGAGACACACGTCCAGGGAACAGGGTCAAGTGCACTATGACCTTGAGTGAATCACCACTTCTaaacagcagggaaataaaCTGCAACTGCATCACCACAAAACCATGCTGGGCCTTTTAGTTTGTCTCCCTTGCACACAAGATGAGGTCTCAGCCTGTCACTGTGAACAGTTGCAGATTGTCCCTTGTTTGGATGAATAAATCCCTTCAATCATCCTCACAAGAAAGAGGTTCCAGGCAAGCAACTGacacttcttcccagtctgcTGAGGCCTCATGCAGGAGGACCCACATGTTATACAAACTTTGTCTCCTATGTGAGCCCTCTCACTtggtttttcctccctgaaatgTGCTCTACCTCAGTTTTTTACAGCTGATGGCACCTTGAGCCACACAACGTGGTGCTTCCCATGccaggcacagaggagctgaACAATATCTGCCACCACTGCAGCTTGCAAACAACTGGAAGGAGACAAACTGCTTAAATATGAAGAAACAACAGCCACCCCCCAGTAAAAGCCCACTCCCAGAGATTGTAATGAATAAGTGCAGTCTGTGAGCCATGGGTTGCAGACCTGGAATTCACAGTAAAAGGCTCACAAGCACTCAAACCTGggggctggctctgcagggacaaTAAAAGGATCACAAGTAAGAAATCACTGTGCTTTGTCTGTAGTGATTTCACACACCCAGCATTGCATGGAAAATGTTTTAGATTACAGCATGTTCCCACTGCATGGCTGAGAAATGCAGGCACCCGTTTGTTTTTATGAGGCTTTTGGCTGTGCCCTTGTGATGCTTCAAAGCAGAAGTCAAGGTTCCTGCATGTGCACCAGCAAAACAAGGCAAGGCATCAGTGCAGATTCTGTCCTTGCATGTGACGTTCATCGTACTAAAGGTGACATCACAGAATAGCTAAGGTCAGGCCTGAAAAAAATACCACCATGTAGACATCTTATCCTCGCTTAAGTACCTACCTCAGCATTTAGTTTAAAGAAATTCAATACTGAGAATATTTCTGTGCTATCAGGACTCTGCATCTCAAGAGTCTCTAACGCCGTGAGCTCTTAGGCCAGGCTTTGGTTCAGCATAGTGGAAAAACCCCAAGTTTATTTACAGTGCTTCAGTTTGTTACCAATGCCACTCACACTCTAGCACTGCACTCAGAGGCAGCTTCTTTCCTCCTGATTGCAAAGATGTACAGATTaattcccttccttcccaaCTCGCCTTCCTTCTTTCATCCACTGAACTTGCATCTTTTCTTacctttttgttctttccagGGGGAGGCAGCTTGCAAGGAGATTAACGCAGAGATCTACCTGGAATGCTCAGCAAAATGTCGTGAGAAcatagaaaatgttttcaaagaagCCACAACCATTGCTCTGAGTGCCATGAAGAAAGCCAAGGGCCAGAGGAAACGGAAAGTGTGCTCAGTGTTATAATCTGCACTGCATGAGAGCCAAATGATCCAGATTTGATAAACAGTCCagctttaatgtttttttacatatttgtaTTCAGCAggatgtttgttttaaatttttgattatttttagcatttttgcACTTTCATTGCATTGTTCGCACAGAGTTTTCAAAGCTATTTATCACCCATCTGGCTTTTGCTTCCAAGTGAGAGCAACTCGCTGTTTAAACTGCACTGAACAGCAACTGCTGCTATACAGCTTAGTGCTGGGGTTCTTATTCCTTTGCAAAATAATTGTGGGACGTTAGAGCTACAATTTACTGCCTTTTTCCAGTAGAAAAGGCACATATTTGAGAAGCAATATTAAAGCAGCTTATCAAGCACCTtagaagagacagagagagtTTTGTctttaacattttcaaattaattaactTGGTGGTAATGGCATGAGTTGTCCTCAGGCTTCCCCCTGAGTGCAGATGGAACATTTACCACCCCTCTGAACCAGCTTTGCAGACCTGCACCTCAGAGTTCTTCAAGGCCTGCTGCTGAAATGGCAATTTATCAATGGAAACACGTCAGTTGCTCTAATTAAATAATGGAGTATCGTAGGAAATAGTTAATTTGCAGCACTCGAATTTAGAAGTACTACAAGCAGCTACTACATGTAATGTCAAGCCAGTCTTATGATAAACACTTACAGCTTATTTAATGCCAGACAGATGCTAATCATGGTGAATACTGGAGGAAAAATTCATTCACTCATGAAATCACCTCTATTGGTATAAATtagaattttcccttttgtgaTGAAGGTGTCAGTTGTCTTAAGGATCAGGGAGGCTCCCACTGCACACCCTGGTACGTGTGTCTTGTATCTCCTGGTTCTTTTGCACATCCCCTCTCTGAGATCTCAGATTGTAGTAGGAGTAATCTCTAGTTTTTAGTCCTCATAAACCAAACCTGAGAGGGGAAATGAGGTTCCTGCAGTACAGGTGTTGCTGAAAGCTCTCTGGCTTTTTTAATCCAAGTTTCTCAGGTTGCAGAACTCACATTACTCACCCCTGCAGAAGCAGGTTCCAGTATTGCTctcaagaaaaaacaattcaCATTTCATAAACTGAGAGTTCagggagtttaaaaaaaaaaaaaaaaaacaaaacaaaaaacttacAGGGTGtgcaaaaatagcaaaatacaACCCAACTGGtgtgaaaactgctgaaaatgtGCAAATTGCAGTTTATTGTTCATGCCCACAGGACAGTGACACGGCAAAGATAATTTTGCTGATGAATCTGTGTCAAACCTGTGGTGCATTATCTGTCCCCTCCTCATGGGCACACTCTGGGGAGGAGGACAGTGTTTTTCCACTCATTCTGCCAGAGGATGTGTCCAGTTTGGGCATTTTGTGCTGGCTCAAAGGGAGCCTTCACTGTTGGGAAGGACATGGCTCAAGGCAGCTTGGtgctgcagcttcctgaggaggTGCAGAAGTtacagcagccaaaaaaaggGTGTTCCAATGAGTGAGTGTAAATTCAAGCAGCCCAAGGGCTCTAGCAGGGTAGCAGTCAGTGTTTGTCCTGTGCTATCAACCAAGTGTTCCCATTCTCTTCATTACTGGTAGAAGGGCAGCAGctaaaaaaagtatttaatatttgaGCTGAGCCTGACCTCCCCTTTTCAGAATCGTGCCTCAAAAACCAACCCAAGGGCCGTGTGTTTGTTACCAAAAAGGGGCAGAGCCAGATGCATATTGAATGGTTTATTTTAGGTTCTGTCAGGCCTGGACAAATGGCCTGGTCTCCCTGGAAAAGGGCTAGTAGAGTTCCCTGCcatttaaaaactgcttttgcttgCATGATTTTGTTTTCGAAGAAggaatttctcttctttaaatAGCTTGTTAGGAGTATATATAGCAGCAGTGTATGGTACAAAGATGTGCCTTTTCTTTTCACTATACTCAGAAGTTGGTATTGCCACTGACAATGTGCCTTAAGTATCTTGAAAAACAGCCTTCATTCTGTATTACTGGTCGACCCACAGTGTTCTTAAACCTCAATAAAGTTAAGACCCAGAACTTAAATAATAAATCTGGAAAGTGTCGGGTATCATTCCAGAGTTGGAATTACAGTAGATCTCACATTTTCCCCAACGCTGGCACTTTGCCAGGCAGGTGCATGCTGCTCTGTATACAgaacaaaaaccccagaagcaagtacattttatattaaatatacataaatagCAGGAGTGTGACTGGAGAGCCATGCTTGCATTAATACTGAGTCTGTGCTGGCAGAGTCCTTCACCAAACACGGGGACAGTCCTTCTGAGCCCATCCATCACCTGGCTGGGGTTGAGCAGGACctgccccaaacccagccctgctgggagaaGAGGGATGGATGCACACTGGGAACAGGGGGAGTCACAGCTTCTTCACCTTGTCTTTGTTCTTCTGGAGTTTAGTGTGCACCACCTTGAGAGTAGTGAGGAAGTTccccaggaagagcagcaggaaggtgaaAGCCAGCACAAAAACCTGAAAGGGGAGAGGAAGCAGCATTTATTACCTTGTAATATTAAAACATAGATTAtattcagcactgctgtgctctgccagacACAGAACAGACTCTGCTGCATTATCCTGAGATATTTAAATGGAGTCAGATGCCCAAATATCTTTCAGGATGTGGTGAAGCACCCCgtctgccctgctctgtgcttctgAGCAGAGCCAACACGCACCTGCCATTCTTTGCATTCCTTGTGCCTTGACAATCTGAAAAGCGTGATTGCATTGTATAGCTGCCAGAACtgcaaaggggaaaagaaaaaaggcaatttaaTAAGAACAAAAAGGATCAAACCTTGGAAACACTTGTCATGGCTGTGTGTGATCCAAAGCACCCTTGGGTGCTGGTGCAGCAGCGACACTGCCCCgcagagggaggaggggatCACCCAACTTACGTGTCCAAAGAAcaagaagggaaggagaaacgTCAGCCCCCGCCACATCCAGGACTGAAATCCTTCTGGAAAAGGTTGACAGAAGAGGCAGAGCATGAGCATGAAGAGCCAGGACTGGGCCTGCAGCTGTCCCCCACCCAAACCACCCCGTAAGGGCTACTCCTGccacatgaaaatattttcttgaaattgcTGTAGTTGGAGAAGGATAAAATTGGGGATGACCAAAGCATCCATTTTAGTCTCTTCAAATGCTGCCAAAGACcagatttctctgctcctgaCTCACAAGACCCAAGGAGAGGGATAAAAGCCTCACTGCCCTTCCTGCCTTGGGACacaggcagccaggcagggggCAGCTCTGCAACTGGGGGGCACACagccctctccctccccatcaGTGCATCCAAAACCTGTGCAAAAACAGtgcagggaaagcaaagcaggaaaCCTCACCCACTGTAAGGTCCAAGTGGTTTCTCTCCCCCAAAGCCCGGAGCCTGTAGAGGCACCCCCTTTGGTAATAATACTGTAAGAACTGAacacagcctggagaaggagagagaaaacatcaCTGCATTGGTTATTCAGAAGTATGGTAAGTATCAAACTACTTGAATAATATTTAATCCAACAGAATTTAATTATTGCTTGTATTTGTGGATTGCGTATTTATACACCATCTTTATATTCCTACAGTTTAATATTCCAGTATTTACCAAatgaaagtgttttcttctaAGCACGTAtgacacaaaattatttcatcccTTGAATTAGCAAGGTAAGGTCTACTCACTCTGAAATAttgaaaatgctaaaaattGACTGCGAAACATCTGATACATGAGTCCATCCGGCCTGGAAGCAGAACACAGGGGAGATCCATTAGTGTGCTAAAAGCATCCAACCCTTCACCATCAGGCCGGATCCCATTAGCAAAGGACCCAGCAGCTGGTGCCCAGCCCATTCCACCCACTGGGAGCTCAGAGAGGTGCTACAGCCACACAGGAAGTGCTCTCATTGATTAGGTTTCCCCTCTCTAACAAGGATAAATGCCATCCCCTCTTATCCATTATCAgttttctccaggcagcaaaaCCATTCAGCATCATCTGCATCGAGGAGCCGAGCACTGCAacaggggctggctgtgctgcttctcctgaGGGCAGTTCAGGATGGATGCCCCAGCCACTAAGTCAGCCCCTTACAGATTCAGGAGAAGcagcttttgttgttttaaaacaatttttgatAATTAACTCATCATTTCATGCCCAAGTTGAGAGAGGTTGCACGGGGGGTGCATCATGGGTTGTCTAACCAACACCATCACCCACTGCAAGGGGGTAACCTGCATTTTTGGCTTTAAACTCTCTAATCAAGGCTCAGTAAAGGCACCAAACATTCATTTTATGGTGTCCTTCCTCTATAGCAAAGTGCTGCTCGTTTCCTTAGTTACAGAGACGGAAACTGGGAGACTTGTAAAGATTTTGCTACCACCAGCCACAGGGCTTGTGGTTTTAATTACAGCCATAGGGtttgtgtgtggggtttttttttgtttttttttttttatgccagGAATGTAAATACAAACTTGCAGTGTTGTATTTATCATTGAAAGCATCTGTAAcatcaaaacaaatattaagGCTGACACTCTGCCATGtgtcctgcagccacacagctTCATGGTCACGCTGGATTTAAATGCTCAGATGATATAAAGACCATGAAACAGGCTTGAAGCACCTCGAGCAGGCAAGAGCAGACTCACCACGTTAACATCACCCCAGACAGGAATGTGGAA
It encodes the following:
- the RHOF gene encoding rho-related GTP-binding protein RhoF isoform X3; protein product: MASPSLRRRVLLSAGRWRGGLSPPCLPALRVPGAAGKRTAVPGGRIHEVLQLGEVLTRVPGAAYVQTRARNCWGSRRWTASLPCRPSELCGSSALLEVVFQYAPSVFEKYTTSVTVGKKEVTLNLYDTAGQEDYDRLRPLSYHSTNVVLICYDVMNPTSYDNVAAKWYPEVNHFCRGVPLVLIGCKTDLRKDKEQLRKLRAARQEPITYNQGEAACKEINAEIYLECSAKCRENIENVFKEATTIALSAMKKAKGQRKRKVCSVL
- the RHOF gene encoding rho-related GTP-binding protein RhoF isoform X2 — its product is MDAANGAVPEGAADRPRRPAAAPSGRKEVKVVVVGDGGCGKTSLLMVYAKGSFPEQYAPSVFEKYTTSVTVGKKEVTLNLYDTAGQEDYDRLRPLSYHSTNVVLICYDVMNPTSYDNVAAKWYPEVNHFCRGVPLVLIGCKTDLRKDKEQLRKLRAARQEPITYNQGEAACKEINAEIYLECSAKCRENIENVFKEATTIALSAMKKAKGQRKRKVCSVL
- the RHOF gene encoding rho-related GTP-binding protein RhoF isoform X1, encoding MVCGTAVPGGRIHEVLQLGEVLTRVPGAAYVQTRARNCWGSRRWTASLPCRPSELCGSSALLEVVFQYAPSVFEKYTTSVTVGKKEVTLNLYDTAGQEDYDRLRPLSYHSTNVVLICYDVMNPTSYDNVAAKWYPEVNHFCRGVPLVLIGCKTDLRKDKEQLRKLRAARQEPITYNQGEAACKEINAEIYLECSAKCRENIENVFKEATTIALSAMKKAKGQRKRKVCSVL